The DNA segment GGGTGTGGGGTCCATGTCGACTAACTGGGTTAATTGGCCGTAAATGGCAAAATCACCCGAGCCAGGGCGTTGGCCTAGTAAAAACGGTAGCTGTTGAAAGTGAGCTTCCAGTAACCGTAGAAAACGTCGGTAACTGGCATCAATGGCTGATGCAGTTATATCGTTAGAGCCTACATAGGGCAGTCTGCCAATTTGTCGCTCAGAGAAAAACTGTTTTAACGGTAAGCGCTTATCTTCGGGCAAGCTAACACCACCGGTTAGTGGCAGTAATGAACCGGCATTATCGGCATCCTTTTCAAAATACCAGCGGTAGTGGAACATATATTTGGTGCACCACTCATCACCGAAGTCTTCCAGCAGAAAATTAATAAACGCAAGTGCAGGGTCATCGGGTATTACTGAGCGGCCTTCGACCATACTTTCCAGCCTTCGGATAATCGGGGTGGAGTCACAGACGGCTTCAGTGTCTCCCTGCTCATTATCAAACAGAAAGGTCGGTAAAAATATCGGTTTGGGTTTGGCTATGCCCATGGCGTCCAGCGTCGTGGCGGGGTCGCCCCAGATAACCTCATAGGGGATTTGTCGATAACGCAGCAGGGCCAGCATTTTCCGGGAATAGGGCGAATAGGGGTTGGCTACTATAGGCTGTCGTTTATAAGTCATCGTTTTATTCTTACCCGTTTGTGCTTATTTGTATTGTCATAATATATGTCATAATGTTACCTTTGCAAGCCTTAACCGGTCATCTGATGTCCTTGTCCATCAGAAAACCCTCACTA comes from the Oceanicoccus sagamiensis genome and includes:
- a CDS encoding glutathione S-transferase N-terminal domain-containing protein; protein product: MTYKRQPIVANPYSPYSRKMLALLRYRQIPYEVIWGDPATTLDAMGIAKPKPIFLPTFLFDNEQGDTEAVCDSTPIIRRLESMVEGRSVIPDDPALAFINFLLEDFGDEWCTKYMFHYRWYFEKDADNAGSLLPLTGGVSLPEDKRLPLKQFFSERQIGRLPYVGSNDITASAIDASYRRFLRLLEAHFQQLPFLLGQRPGSGDFAIYGQLTQLVDMDPTPAAIARELSPRTVVWVQMMEDHSGLSPEDSPWSAIERLPPTLKALLEEIGKTYVPALLANAKALMAGEKQWQTDIDGVQWQQQSFPYQGKCLQWINAEYQALNAGDQQRVTSLLEGTGCEALFNL